Proteins from a single region of Plasmodium brasilianum strain Bolivian I chromosome 13, whole genome shotgun sequence:
- a CDS encoding translocon component PTEX150, with the protein MKLLAVSFLIFSTIINCYYANVPNGNRTLNVKPTCNKSGKTGSGNNENNSIDNSADNSVGGGGADENNGNSDDNNKNENNEGVKDDSSNIKEKEAKQTCDASANRDFQNMMKPFNDMLERGKLNNMNLENLLNSEIFQGKGGKLNIENILNNEIFHSFLSSLDGDKKSGDNNNNDDSRASTYGALFKDMLSSFNNSNLNNKGENGVEGEDGTKGSENKGKNIQLTPEQLNKINELKDRLENVLKNAGVDVEKIKENIQNDDFLKNKEFLKDILAKLPVNAPIMNFGDKHNGNMFNLDTVDMMNMLKKVNKGDKMGLNIEDDDSTKIGKDDEAYEYDEDAVVTDENNDINTNSFNADQYLLNSNKDISLVDRLSFNNFVSNDKKFDCFDINTYKPSLGGNKVDVTANSINRKLSDGDSLEDYDESNNSNINVTDNNGSNGSNHISSSSGNSAGGDKEELIASSSGAGKNSNQMTNSVIGGNHFFDLSNVQKPKSSKKSSLYGAKKGIKKGKHRKGGKRKKKNKKRNPGQVPFKMDTLKETVRGINNPNSREMIEGIIKKYISLTPDDGDDDDDDDNENGGNDNANQGESGDGNKEDELNINEFSIKDIKKLISDGILTYEDLTEEELRKLASPDKVFYELSPYATEDKDLSINETSAVSNEQLNAFLKKNGQYHMSYDSKNIDYLKQKKSEKKEEDQEEDTFYDAYKQIKNSYLGIPSNYYHEAPQLVGNNYVFTSVYDKKQDLINFLKRSNGMTVDDAVNGSGTGSTPYKSKFYDKYYKKLSEYRRREAFKILKKQKDKEKQLKLKQKLENEEKDDLNNFSPKNKLAGNASDNYGVQVFSKDQLENFVKNFNSQNNSDILSNSGQTSMNNNTNNNNSTNDSESSFNNGSNGFVTFDGKDVVGSSSNEDTSVDENDQVLNEEEDLNEDDDD; encoded by the coding sequence atgaaGTTGTTGGCTGTAagttttttgattttttcaaCTATAATTAATTGCTATTATGCAAATGTGCCGAATGGAAATCGCACCCTGAATGTCAAGCCTACATGTAACAAGTCAGGAAAAACTGGAAGTGGCAATAATGAGAATAATAGTATAGACAATAGTGCAGACAATTCAGTAGGAGGTGGAGGAGCTGATGAAAATAATGGCAACTCAGATGATaacaacaaaaatgaaaataatgaggGTGTAAAAGATGATAGTAGTAACattaaggaaaaagaagcaaaacAGACTTGTGATGCATCTGCAAACAGagattttcaaaatatgatGAAACCTTTTAACGATATGTTAGAACGaggaaaattaaataacatGAATTTAGAAAATCTTCTAAACAGTGAAATATTTCAGGGAAAAGGgggaaaattaaatatagaaaatattttaaataatgaaatatttcaTTCGTTCCTTAGTTCGTTAGACGGTGATAAAAAGTCAggtgataataataataatgatgatagtAGGGCTAGTACATATGGTGCTTTATTTAAAGATATGTTGAGTTCGTTTAATAATTCTAACTTGAATAATAAAGGAGAAAATGGAGTAGAAGGAGAAGATGGAACAAAGGGTAGCGAaaataagggaaaaaatattcagtTAACCCCGGAACaacttaataaaattaatgagtTAAAAGATAGATtagaaaatgttttaaaaaatgcagGAGTTGatgtagaaaaaataaaagaaaatattcaaaatgatgactttttaaaaaataaagaatttttaaaagatattcTTGCAAAACTTCCAGTAAATGCACCAATTATGAATTTTGGGGATAAACATAATGGAAATATGTTTAACTTAGATACAGTAGATATGAtgaatatgttaaaaaaagtgAACAAAGGTGATAAAATGGGTTTGAACATAGAAGATGATGACTCAACAAAAATTGGAAAAGATGATGAAGCGTATGAATATGATGAGGATGCTGTTGTTActgatgaaaataatgatataaatacaaatagtTTTAACGCAGATCAGTATTTACTAAACTCAAACAAAGATATATCATTAGTAGATAGACTAAGtttcaataattttgtttctaatgataaaaaatttgattgTTTTgatataaacacatataaaCCTAGTCTAGGTGGTAATAAGGTAGACGTTACTGCAAACAGTATCAATAGAAAATTATCTGATGGGGATTCTTTAGAAGATTATGATGAATCAAACAATTCAAATATTAATGTTACAGATAACAATGGATCAAACGGTAGTAATCAtattagtagtagtagtggtAATTCTGCAGGAGGAGATAAGGAGGAATTAATAGCATCATCGTCAGGTGCAGGAAAAAACTCAAACCAAATGACAAATTCTGTTATTGGAGgtaatcatttttttgatTTGAGCAATGTACAGAAGCCGAAATCATCTAAAAAATCATCATTGTATGGTGCAAAGAAAGGAATTAAGAAGGGAAAACATCGTAAAGGAGGtaagagaaagaaaaaaaataaaaaaagaaatccTGGTCAAGTACCTTTCAAAATGGACACTTTAAAAGAAACAGTAAGAGGTATTAATAATCCTAATAGTAGAGAAATGATTGaaggaattataaaaaaatatatatctttgaCTCCAGATGATGGTGATGATGACGATGATGACGATAATGAAAATGGAGGAAATGATAATGCAAACCAAGGAGAAAGTGGTGATGGTAATAAGGAGgatgaattaaatataaacgaATTTAGtataaaagatattaaaaaattaatttcagatggtatattaacatatgaaGACTTAACTGAAGAAGAATTGAGAAAATTAGCTTCACCTGATAAGGTATTTTATGAGTTATCTCCATATGCAACAGAGGATAAAGACTTATCCATAAATGAAACTTCTGCTGTATCAAATGAACAACTAaatgcatttttaaaaaagaacgGACAATATCATATGAGTTATGattctaaaaatattgactatttgaaacaaaagaaatcagaaaagaaagaagaagaTCAAGAAGAAGATACCTTCTATGAtgcatataaacaaattaaaaattccTATCTTGGTATTCCATCAAATTATTATCATGAAGCTCCTCAATTAGTTGGAAACAATTATGTATTTACTTCtgtatatgataaaaaacaagatttaattaatttcttAAAACGAAGTAATGGTATGACCGTGGATGATGCTGTTAACGGTTCGGGAACAGGTTCAACTCCATATAAATCCAAATTTTATgacaaatattataaaaaattaagtgaaTATAGAAGAAGAGAAGCTTttaaaatacttaaaaaacaaaaggatAAGGAGaaacaattaaaattaaaacaaaaattggaaaatgaagaaaaagacgatctgaataatttttcaccaaaaaataaacttgCTGGTAATGCCAGTGATAATTATGGTGTTCAAGTCTTTTCAAAAGATCAACTTGAAaactttgtaaaaaattttaatagtCAAAATAATAGTGATATTCTAAGCAATTCAGGTCAAACAAGTATGAACAATAATacaaacaataataatagcacaAATGACAGTGAATCATCATTTAATAATGGTTCAAATGGTTTTGTTACATTCGATGGAAAGGATGTAGTTGGATCATCGAGCAATGAAGATACCAGTGTAGATGAAAATGATCAGGTGTTGAATGAAGAAGAGGATTTGAACGAGGACGACGATGATTAA